In Felis catus isolate Fca126 chromosome B1, F.catus_Fca126_mat1.0, whole genome shotgun sequence, the sequence GACTTGCACAAGAATCCCCATCTTGGGTTTTGCTTCTAAGGAACTTGACCTCAGACAGCTGTCTTGTTGGCATTAAAAGGCCtgacttccttcccctccccccaccattctTGGTCTCTTAGGCAATTGATGTAACAGATTTTATCTCAATTTATCTACAATTGACATAACAGAGGTTATTCTAAGATACAGTTATTAAGCAAGCAAACCTTTTCTTATTTTGCACACTCAGTCTTGGTCATTTTAAAAACGACAACTTACTTAGTAGGCTACAACAAAGGAAATGTGTTTGCGCTTTTTCCTTTAATGTATCTCAcattatttcttgactttttccaAGTTACATGGATTTCAGAAAAAATCACCAGTGTggataaaatagaaattagaacACACAAGTAACTTATACTTGTGGATCAAGCTTATTGTCTTAGGTTTTTAGCAGTAGACAGAATCTCCTGTATAAACACTCAGCGGATGTCTGAAAAGAAAGTGGCCCATGTTTGtcatccattttcattcatttaatactcATTTCTAGAATTGTTCGTTCAACACATATTTTCTGggtgtctactgtgtgccagacatggTATTTTATCACTGATACATAACTGTGAACAAGATACACTTAATCTCTACTCTTGTGGGGCTTGCTGTCCTCCTTACTCATAACTTCGACGTAGGCAGAGAGACGAGGTTGAAGGGAAACTGTAAATTGGAGCTATTGTATTGCAATTGCAGGTAGATTTTTACTGCTTGTCTATGTTTATAAGAAAAagcaccaggggtgcctgggtggctcagtcggttaagcgtccgacttcagccaggtcacgatctcgcggtccgggagtttgagccccgcgtcgggctctgggctgatggctcagagcctggagcctgtttccgattctgtgtctccctctctctctgcccctcccccgttcatgctctgtctctctctgtcccaaaaataaatacacgttgaaaaaaaaagaaaaaaaagaaaaagaaaaagcaccaaAACAAATCTATGTAGGAAGTTGCCAAATTTGCCGCCATTTTTCACTAAAAAATTCTACATGTCAGTGTTTGGTACGATGTAGGGGctccataaatattcattaagtgAACAAGTGCCCAGtgacttcatattttttttcatacctCTTTGTTATGTAGCagtaaaaaatagcaagaaaaccACTTAATAATAATCCAACACCAATCccaattgcaatgtatttttcataAGAATCCACAGCATATGAAGTTAAGGTCAAGTGTTCACACCTTTCTCCAGTATAACCAGTAAAacacctttaaagaaaaaaaaaaagaaaagaatgtataatTTGAAAACTCAGAGTgatagaaattcaaagaaatggcCAATTTCAAAGAATGacacatttcaataaaaagtaagtaatttaaagaggaaaacacCAAATGGAAGCCAACTGCTAAATGTATCGAAGAAGCTATGTATTTTACAATAATCAATTCATTAAAGCCCCGTAGTAATGTAACTCCCCTCATTGGTAGAAGGGAAAGGTAGCTGCTTGCATGAGTTGATCCAGAAAATTATTAACCTACTCTTTCGTAGGAGATTGCCCAGAAACCAATGATCATAAAAATAGTACTTAATTGTTCTAGAACTTTATATTCCTGAAGTGTTTTTGCTATAGTCTATTTCATCTCATCCTGTAATCAACCCCGTGAAAACTCAGAATCCTCTTCGCAGGTTGCTAAAACACACGTTTGCATTCAGGAGTCTTGAGGTAGGGCATAAgcttctgcatttctgacaagctcccaGGTTACACAGAAGCTGCTAATGTGGGAACTGTATTTTTGAGTAATGTGGGTTAGGTAGTTTGGAAAAAGACTCCTTAGATATTCAAATATAGTGAGTCATGTTCAGATGATGTACCCTTTTTACAAGATAAGAGAGAGGTGTGTGGAAATGTACTAGGTGAAACACATAGAAACACTAGGTGAAACACAAATGCATCTCCTCCCATCTCTAGGACTTGGAAAGTTCTTTGCAATTACCTGCAGATGGCTTTTTCCAGCTCATGGTGGAATGCACAAACACCATTGATGCAGTAACTATTGTGGTCTTCCAGGCAAGGATGTGAGAACTTCAAGGCTATGGGCCCTTCTGTGTAGTCAGCTAGGAGAAGGACATACAATATGAACAGATGAAGGGGGTCACACTTTTATAGTAGGTTTGTTACACACGTGTAAAGAGACCTTTAATTTGAAGAATATTCTTTGGGTGCTCTGCCATTTAAACTATTGGCTGATTCCAACAGCAGGCTATATTCACAAAGGTTAGGTTAATATCATTTGGACACATCACTAATTAATTAGGGGATGGAGGTGGATTGATTGTTCTATTCTCTAGAAGCTACATAATAAGGTAGAGATACAAGGTGGCCAAAAGGTGGCAGCATTGATTCTCATTTTAGCAGGCTGTGTTGAGCAAGTCTCCCCAAAAGTATGCCCAAATACGAGTAAACGTAGAAGATCGCACCCAATTTTTCATTCTCCCCTTTACACCCGAGAGTCTGCACTTAGGAAACTTGGATTTACAGAGCTAATGAACTTGATTTCTCTTCATTCCCCCAAAGAAGACGAGAATTGCCTGCTTCTTCTTCTGTGGACTACCACTGAGAAGGTAACTGCAAAGGAAGCACTTCAGTGCCGCATTTCAGAAGAGGCATTATTATGACCTATACAAGAACCAGAAACAAGTTATGGCTCAAGCTTCGCATAGTTGAGACAACATCTTTGAATATTAATTGGCAATTTTACTCAGTTAAAGATACATTACAAGACAGTGGGAAATGCCCtagaaacagaatgagaaaatctGGGTTTTGACTTCTAACACTGTGCAAATGACCACATCTGGCAAAACTTTTGTGCTCAAGTGTCCAGAAGCCTCTGCATGGGAAGCTTCCTCTTGGGAAGCTGTGTTTTggcaaaacaaatacatttcaggATGTTTACTCCTCATTCCCTGATATACTGAAGACATATACCTATGCCACCCTTGGGGTATATTCAGTGGGGATGACCCTTGGTTAAAGCACAATTGGGTCCTTTTTGGTAAACATTTAATTACCGATCTTTAAATTTGTCCCAGGCAGAATCagtagtgttttattttgtcGTTATTATGAATAAACATACCTCCCCGTCGTTAGTTATCAAGTTATGTCATATTTGCCTTTGCTAAGTAGATTCACAGAATCCTACTTATttgttttaaggggaaaaaatctaaaaaggcatgtattttttatattgaaaatactAAATCTTAGGTACTAAGCCACCAATAAGACACTGTGTCATATAACTCCATGTCGATTAAGAACACAACAATATTACCTTAAAATTTGCCTTTATCTTGTTGAGTGTGGTGTTGTGAATCTAGCGTctcattttaataattaactCTCAGCCCGTGAGAATTTCCCATGATAAACTGGGCTAGGTTCTTCCTGCTTCAAGACTAAATTAATTGAATTAGCCAAGCCTGAACCAGGATTTGCTAGGAAATGTGAGAACTGGAAGACACCTCCAAAGAAAGAATGTGCCAGAGAGACTCCTCTTTCCTCTAAAAAGAATATTAGTTTTAAGTTTATGAAAAATTTCCTAAGATACTGGATGCAGATGTTtggagtaaatttaaaaatggaaaaactgaggttCTCTATCAAGAAAGCAAAGGACAACTGTAGAGATGATATACTTGATCCCctgttttccattattattatctgTAACTTGGGAATCTTGCCTTGCAATGTCATTGTTAAGGACGTAAGAAGGTGGTGCTGTGTGCACTGTTCCCAAGTCAATCACTGAGAGGAAAGTCTACTTGAATTTTCTACCGTATTATCTTCCAATGAAGatcttttcctctttgctcagAGGCTCAGAAGACATGAAGACGTTGGCTAAAAATGATCCTAAAGCTCACACGGAGTTTGTTTTGCAAACGGATAGACATTTAAAACTCAAACTGGCAGAATATTTTAAGtagatgttttaatttaaaattattggtAAAATGAGGCATGTTGAAATATTACTATCTTTCGTATTCAGAAACAAAGTATCTGACATGATCTTCTTTTATTTGCCTGGCTCTGAGCATAAGCTATGGCGTTTCCTCTGTCCTGTCACATCACCAATCTTCACAAGAGGGGGTGGTGATTTGGGTGAGAATCATAACCACCCGGTACACAGGTCTTGGCAGGTAACAAACCTTCCAAGTTCACCTCTGAGAGTTCAAACAGGTTcgaaaaaaatactgatgctcgCTCAACAGCAGCCAGAAGCTATtctaataataacagtaatagcgataatacaggaaaagaaacacaCCATCACCATAACAACAAAAATTGGGTACACGTGATTAGGAAACAGAGCATacgttaaaacaacaacaaaaaccccccaaaacaaaacaagaaaaatgatctTTCCGAAGATGGATTAAGTCTTCGCCTTGTCCTAATTTCTTCGGCTGCAAAGTCATAGTCACAGATTAAAATATGATACCAAAATATCAGTCATCAAAAATGCCCAAATGGGGACAAACTGCCTCGGGACACAAATGGATTATTGGGGACCAAGCTGGAGTCAAGCAgaaggcaatttttaaaaggcatgtcCTTGCTTGCACTTTTATCTGTCACGTCTATTTAACAGCATCCTGCTTAAAGAGTTGAATGTCtaataataaaatgcacattaaaagaTTTCCAGTGTTGCTTTTGATCACAATCCACATTTCtctcaaaaggtaaaaaaaaaaaaaaaaaaaaaaaatcactgaaaatacAAAAGTGTGAAGAAAATACCTTCTGTTTTGTTAACTGTCCAGTTGCTTTGCTGGGTTGTGTTTGAAGGTGTTCCAGTCACGGCTGCCTCTTCAGTCAATGCTGTCATTGCTAtatgaaggggtgggggggtggggggtgggagggaaaggatGTTTAGCAGGTGAGCCTCCTTCTATGTGCAAGCAACAGATGGAAAGTTATGGACAAGCAACAGATCAAAAGTGATTCTTACTCTGCTTATTCgcacttttgttcttttccccaTCGATGTACATTTGAAAAGCATAACCTGATTAGGACAGTTTCCTGACAGTTTCTCATCCATACCTACTTCCTCGACTACCTTAtcattccagaaaacagaaatacattcatttttaagagcACGTGGATTCATTTATATACTAATTCAATCGCAAGGATGCTATGGCATAGTGGTTAAAATGTATCAACTGCTCTTCGGTTACAGAAAGCAAACATACAGGTCTCAAAAAAGGGGGTAGCATAATCTGTTAGGAGTCTGTATTACATAATAAAACTCAATTAATTCACAGGTGGCTTGTGCTGTTCTTTGTCGTGAAGAACGGCGGTTAAAAGCCAACTTCTCACTAAAACAGAACAAATCCTATTCATAGTTTACATTGAGACAAAattaacaagacaaaaacaaacttcCTACCTTTGAATAAGAGATAGACTGATATTGGCACTCCGAAAGCCATTTCCAGCTGTTGTTAAACAGTATCTTTCTTATCCTCCCAGACTGACGGGTGGAAGGTTTTTATTGAGCTCTCCCGAGTCTTTCTTGCATTTATATTTCATGAAGCGTCACCTGCCGTTCTTACCAAtcaaaaaaatatgtacttttgGCAGGAGCTGTAGGTAAAGCCCTTGAGGCGCTCACACACTTATTTAGGATACCTGCGTTATCTAGCAATGTGATcaagttttcttttgaaacacTGGTTTCCTGTTACCTGTGGGCATAATCGTGTGTGTAAAagtacttaaaacaacaaaaaagaatctaAATTCAGGAAAGGCCCCATTGCTGCGAACAGAATTGTACCAAGCTCCAAAGTTACTAGGGATTTACATAGGACGCCAACAAGGGGGAGTTCTGATAAtttgcaaaccaggaaacagCATAACCTGTAAATGAATCAAACATCTCTGAAACTGCAGTCAGTTACACCACCTCTCAGTACAGACTGTGTTCTATCGCAAATTAAGATATTTTGTAATTTAGccgtggcgggggtgggggggggattaaACTTGTGTTAAAAACAGAggattaatattccattttattttttgctactcCATGTTGCTATTTTCAAGCTCTGTAaggacaattatttttaatagcataaCATTTACCTTTATGTCATTCTGCCATTTAAGATTTTTCGAATAAATGGAATGTGCTACCCATCTCCTTAGGACTACAATGCTCCAATTTGTGTTCCAGTGATTAAGCTAGATAGAGCCAGTAAAGTAccaagatgatggtgatgatgatgtctCCACTCAGATAAACTATTtaggttttgaatttttttttttaacgtttatttatttttgagacagagacagagcatgaacgggggagggtcagagagagtgggagacacagaatctgaaacaggctccaggctctgagccatcagcacagagcctgacgcagggcttgaactcacgaaccgcgagatcatgacctgagctgaagtcggacacttaaccgactgagccacccaggcgccccaaaatatttaGGTTTTGTATGTCtagtgaataaaacattttatttatttttttatttttgagagagagagagagagtgtgtgtgagttggggagaggggcagaggaagagagagaatcctgagcagactccacactctgTAGAGACCGAGgcgggggctcaatcccacgaccctgggatggAGACATGAGCcgttggacgctcaattgactgagccacccaggtgcccccaatgaATAGAAAGTGTTAAATTCAACACAACATTCAAATTGTTCTCACTGTTAATCTAGCTGTAATTATGAAAGTGCCATTTTAACGGCCGACACATGTGATTATTGCTATTAGATTTTGTGACTGTAGGAGCTTCCCATAAATTTTCACCTGCCCCAGATTATTGTGAAGAACTTATGTAAATGTGTTGTACTGTGGTGTTGTGCTTTTTCGCCAGGAATTTCAATTGCTCATGTTTTCGGTACCTTGAAAACCCGTTTCAGATAGGTTACCACTTGCATCGTGTCCATCCCGTAAATTTGGTTTACCAGAACAGATCTCTTTCGCTATTGAAATATGAATTTGGCTTTAGAAATCACACAAGAATGAGCTTGTTGAACTCATTATAACTTGGGCAATCACCACAGGAGTcatcattttaaagttaaaagaagATACAGCACTTGGCTCACTTTAAATGGGCCTGCATTTTGTATTTctacttttgtgggtttttttttttttttaacgtgattGTTAAGATAATTTCCGGATAAATGTTTTTCCCGGGACAATACTATTTGAGTTATAAATCAAATAAGCATGCTCTGCACCTCTGGCGTGAATTTAAGATGAAAACATTTACAAGGGGTTAAAGAAGCCATTAGAACCAATAGCAGTTTTTGGAGGGAGATGCTAGGCCCAATGtgaaatatctttatttgtaAGGTTGGGATATAGGACTACAGCCATGTTGGTTATAACCGTTAACTGGAGTTTGCATAGAGCTTTGTGTTTTGCAGGGTTTTCACGCACATCTCGAGTATTTCTTCAGTGGTCCTGGTCCCAACAAATTCAGTGCCTAACATATAGTATGTACCTAATGACTCCATCTtgagtgaataaaataataagcagTAGGCCTTCTATCTAGTCCCTTGTGACAACTGAGGAATGGAGACCCGAAAGAATTAAGTGACTTACCAAAGGACATGTCCTAGAGTCAGGACTGGGATCCATGTTCAGATTCCAGATCacatgtcctttcttttttcccagccGTGTTCTCTGGTAGGAACCCGTAGACTGATCCCAGAGAAATTCTCTGAATTATGTCCTAAAATCAAACCTGAAATAAGTTACCTCTATCCTAAGAATCTAAATATGAAATGAACTGTGACTTTCATTCACATTTGGGCTGAGAGGCATGGACCATGCTCTTTCCTGATGTTTCCCCGCTCTGGTGAATCAGGCCATATAACACAGGCCTACCACTTTATTGAAGGCTCATAGCAGAAAATAGCTCTAGTCACCTCACATGGATCTTTCCTCCAGGACTCCTACTGATGGATCCCAATTACACTCGCTTCAGGAGAGTCTCCTGCCTTGGCTTCTTCAGTCTCCTCACAAAAAGTCCTTTCCCCAATCCTGAAGAATGGGGAGATGGATATTGTAAGGTGGCCTCACTGATGCCTTCATTCATTCTTGACACACAGTGGATCAGgttggaaagagaaaggggaaagaaggctAAGTACTTCAGCACCCCACCGTCAATTTTCCCTCCTTCCATTTTTTCGGTCTTCTTAATTTATTCATCTCTCTCCTCTTGTCTACCATCTCTGAAAGTGTCTTCTCTTCCCCGCCCTTCCtgtctttcccctcccttcccctcccttccttccctactcctcctttcccctcccttccttttgtttctttccctctcctttcttttctttctctttctttctttctttctttctttctttctttctttctttctttctttcttctctttcactaaCTCCACCAAAATCTGTTGCTAGGCATTGGCAGGAAATGCTCATCAGgccattgttttctctctctttcaactcATTCTGTTAATTCTCATGGATGCAGttgtcattcattcaatcattcgtttattcattcataaaatattgaATGCCCACAACATCCATGGCCCTGGGCTGGGTGTGATGTTAGCAAGAAAACTGGACAAATCGTTCATGGACTCTCACCTCAAGGACCTAAAGGGAGTTAAGGAAGGCACAGACATAACTACAGGACTGGGTGAGAACTGATCAGTGCCATGACTGTGTGCAGAAATGGCTATGAGAGTTCAGGGATGGGATTGAGGCAAATTCTCAAGGCAGTTTCATGGACAAgtttcatgtgaattttaaataTCAAGTGAGATTTAGATGTGTAATAAGAGAGAAGATtccaggtgggggagggcactGACAGAGGCAACATGGTGGAATGAAAAGAGTGAGCTCTGGCTCCCATCATCCCAGACCTTGCTTCGAATTCCAATTCCACATCTACTCTCCATTTAGCCCTGGCCAAGGCTTTTTAATAA encodes:
- the EPGN gene encoding epigen yields the protein MAFGVPISVYLLFKAMTALTEEAAVTGTPSNTTQQSNWTVNKTEADYTEGPIALKFSHPCLEDHNSYCINGVCAFHHELEKAICRCFTGYTGERCEHLTLTSYAVDSYEKYIAIGIGVGLLLSGFLAIFYCYITKRCLKLKSPYNICSGGRPL